A region of the Cardinium endosymbiont of Culicoides punctatus genome:
CTATAACTATTTGTATACCATAACTTTTTTTCTTAAAATGTAAGTATATAAGTAATAGTGACTTTGATTTTGATACTTTAAATCAAAGGCACTTTAATTATGATTAGAGGATAATGTTGTATAACTTTTTAAAAGTCAAAAGCTATGAATAAAAATTTCTTAGAAGGAATTGATGTATCTCACCACCAAGGCAATATAGATTGGACATCGCTAACTCCTTGTAACAGTAACAAGTGGTTTATGATTGCAAAAGCCTCTGAAGGAGGAACTTACCAGGATCCTAAATTTGTGGAAAACTTTAAAAATATGTATGCACATGGCTTTAGACCTGGTGCTTACCACCGTGTAAGATTTGGTACTGGTAGTACTACTGAAGAACAAGCTAATAACCTTATAAACCAGCTAAATTTAGCTGACAAGCAGTGGGCAAGTAAAAATCCAATCATATCGTTGAATTTAATATTCTCAAAAGACGACAAGGATGATTATAGTTTAATGGCTCCTGTTGTAGAAGAATTTGTTATCTATCTACAGCATAAGCATAACATAACTCCTTATATATCTACGACCCAAAGTTTTTGGAATGATAATGTAAAAAATACTCCAGAAGCTGTAAAAAAATGTCCGTTGTGGATTGCTAGATTTAGAGATCAAGAGCCATCACCAGCAGAACTACCAAATGGTTGGGATAAATGGACAATGTGGAGTTATAGTGACAAAGGATCTGTTCCAGGTATTACAGGAGGGGTAGCTCTAAATAAGATGAAGGTTAACGTATAGCAATGCTTACATTTTTTTAGCATAGGTAAAACCAGGTTGCTTTGTTGTGTAAATATGGTTTTATGATTTTAATACATTTTTCTATAGTATAAAATTTATACAGCAAACAACTTGGTTTTTATTTTCCACACAATTGGTACCCCTTCCCCAGGTACCCTATGTTCTTAAAACAGTATTATTTTTATAGCTGATTTATAATAATATATAAAATTCGCAGTAAACATTTTAGTAACGCATTGGTCTATATGTTTAAGCCTCCAGCTGAGGAGGTTAATGTTCCATACATTTGGTATAGTGTAACATTTGAATAGACAATCTCTTAACATCCTCAATAGGAGTAGTTGTGTTTATTTTTACCATAACTTCAAATAAATTTTTACGACTCGCATCGAAATGGCCTACTCGGCATTTAGCTGCATTTTTAGCTATAATGTAGTCTAAAATTGGGTTAGTATTAAGATCTATATGAAATAAATAATCAAAAGGTGTATCTATAAATTTCTTTACTTGGTCACTTTCTACTTTTCCAAAAGTAGAAATAGCCTCATGTCCAAAGGAATATAATAAATTACTGTTTTGATGCACATGGTCTTTGGGTGTAGTATAACAGAGTATACTAATCTTTTTATCTAAGCTTTTTAAGTTTCGAATAAAACGTTGTACGCTTTCATGTTTGGTAGGCTCTTCATAGCTATAGAGTACACCGATGGTTACTGCTTCTTTCAACCCTACATTCCTGCGTTCAACAACCAGATTTTTGGATAAAAACCTCGTAATAATCTTTAAGACTAAAAATTTAAATATTAGATATAGGTTCATGGCTCAATCATATTCAGAATGTCATTTTCTTCTAAAACCGAAATACCTAACGTTCTTGCTTTGGCCACTTTTGACGGTCCAGGGCTATTTCCTACTACTAAATAATCTATTTTAGAGGATACTGCAGCATTTAGTTTTCCTCCTGCCTGTTCTATTAACCTACTCAGTTCTTCCCGTGTATATTTCTGAAAGGTACCTGAGAGAACCAGCTTTTTGGACGATAATACCAAATTTTTGGTAAATTTCTCTATTTTCTGAAATGAAAATTTCAATCCTGCATCCTTAAGTTCGGTAAGGATAGTCTGTTGATAAGGATCATTCAAATGATCAATGATACTTTGTGCTATTTTCATGCCTATGTCTGATACCTGTAATAGGTCTGTTATGGTAGCACATTGTAATTGCTCCATATTACCAAAATAAGCAGCTAGTTTTTTAGCCACTGTTTCCCCCACATGTTTGATGCCTAGTGCAAACAATACCCTGTTGAAAGGTATGGATTTAGAATCTTTAATATGAGCAAGCAGTTTTTTTGTAGATATTTCTTGAAAGCCTTCCAATTGATTTACTTGTTCATAACGCAATTTATACAAATCTGCTACTGTCTTAATTAAATTTGCTTCAAAGAGTGCGTCAACTGTTTTGGGACCTAAGGAATAAATATCCATAGCTTTGCGATGTGCAAAATGTAATATTCTCCCTTTTAGTTGGGGCAAACAGGCTTGTTTATTTGGACAATAGAAAACAGCTTCACCCATCTCTCGAATCAGGCTTGTACTACAAGCAGGACATACAGAAGTGAAAACAATGGGAAGCGATGTTTGGTTACGACTTTTAATGTCCACTCCAACTACTTGAGGAATAATTTCTCCCCCTTTTTCGATTAAAACCGTGTCACCCAGGTGAAGATCTTGTCTAGCTATTTCATCTGCATTATGTAAAGATGCACGACGTACCATAGTACCAGCCAATAAGATAGGGTTAAAATGTGCTACAGGTGTTATGGCACCTGTTCTGCCCACCTGAAACGTTACATTTTCTAAGGTAGAATGAGCTATTTCTGGTTGATATTTATAAGCAATAGCCCATCGTGGAGCTTTAGCTGTTATTCCAATCGCTTGCTGTTGTTGAAATGCATTTACTTTAATTACTATACCATCTATATCAACAAGTAGTGTATTTTTTCGTTTACTCCAACTGTGGATATAATCCATTATTTCAGTTATATCATGACAAATTTTATAAGTGGGTGCAATAGAAAATCCTAATTTAACCAACAATTCCAATGCTTCTTGTTGTGTATAACAGGGTATAGACTGACTGTAAAAGCTATATGCATAGAATATTATTTCACGCTCCTTCAGCAGATTTAAATCTAGTGTTTTGAGTGTTCCTGCTGTAATATTTCGGGGATTGGCCCATAATTCTTGTCCCTGTTTAGCACGTTCTTGGTTGGATGTTTCAAAAAATTCTTTGGTCATAAAAGCCTCACCACGTACTTCAAAAGATGTATATTGACTATCTGTAATGACATCTGGAATTTTAAAAAGTGTTTTGGCATTTTGAGTAATATCATCTCCTTTTTCTCCATCACCACGTGTAGCCACACGTACCAAACTGTTATGTTCATAAATCATACTTAGTGCTACACCATCTATTTTAGGTTCACAGACAAAATCTATGGTTTGGTTGGGCAGTATTTTTTTTACCCTCTTGATAAACTGTACCACTTCTTCCTCTGAGTAGGTTTTTGCTAAAGAAAGCATCGGTATTCGATGATAAGCAACTGGAAAACTTTTTGAAGGAAGTTCTCCAAGTTTTTCGGTAGGAGAATCAATAAGTTTATAGTGGGGATATCTTTTCTCTAATTGAATCAGCTGTTCTAATAATTGATCATACGCATAGTCAGAAATCTCAGAAATATTTTTTTGAAAATAAGATTCATTATGGTATCTAATTAGGTCTGCCAAACGTTTCATTTCCTTACTTATCTCTGTCTCGTGCATAAATATAATAGGAGATCAATAAACAATGTTTAGTTATTTAAAAATGAAGATGCTTTCTATAAAAATTTTGTAATTACAAAACATATAAAAATAACCATTTATTTGATACAAATATATCAAAAAATGAGGGAGCAACTGATTGTTAAAGATCATATAACATATTGAGTGGTGCTATACTAAAAGCACAGTAAAGGCTTTTGAAACCCTCAATTATTTTGTAAAACTGATCAAACTTTATTGTAGATTTTTATTTACACTTTTTGCAAAAAAATTACCTAATATTGTATTAACAGAAGATAAAAGACACTTTTGGGTAACACTCTGATAAAGCAGGGTTACATAAGTCTTAGCAAAGAATAATTAATTCTTACTGATTGTATGAATTTTAAATGATTTTTTTGTTCCATTTTTAAAACAATACGACTGTGTACAACTATTTTTCTTTATTACAATGCGGCAGATTGGCATACATTACGGTGGCTCTATTATATAGTATGTGTACTAGTTGTAGCCAAGGATTAACGCATGCTCAATGGAGTAAAACAGAAAATAAAGCATCAAGTAGTAAGATTAGTGAAGGCAAAATTATAAAAAAGAAGCTTAGAGGAGTAGGTAAAAGGAAGAAAAAAAACACTGCCAGTAATAATTGGACTTCTTATCACATTGCAGCTTATTTCGGATCGATGGAAGAGTTTGTAAGATTAAAAAATTTTAAAGCTGATCCTAATGCAAAAGGAAAACATGAGATAATACCCATCCATCTTGCAGCTTATTTTAATCATATAGATGTTGGATCTTCATTATTAGATCGTGGTGCTAATGCACATCAAAAGAGTTCAAATAACTGGACCTCACTACATTTTGCAGCTGCAAATGGTAGTTCTGATTTACTTGAAAAATTGTTATTACATGTAATAAAACAATCGATACCAAATAATGAATTTAAGACAATTGAATTATTCTTATTAGAAAAAATAAAGCAACAACAAACTGATTTACCAATTCTTTTGGCAGTAAATGAAAGTGATATAGATGTGGTTGGGATTTTTAATTTATTCGTACAAGCTCCTGGTATTAATACATATACAGAAGATTATGCATATCCTACTGCAAACGTGCATACAAACCGTGAGTTTAATAGTGTATTAGACTTGCTAATGATTATTGCTAATAATAATGCAAATATACAGAAAAATGGCATAACAATGTTACATTCTGCAGCTTATCACGGCCATACAGAATGGGTTAAAAAATTGTTAGAAAATGGAAATGATATAGAAGCAAAAATGAAGGATGATGAAACGCCATTGCATTGTGCAGTTTATTTTGATCATGCAGATGTAGTAAGATTATTATTGGATGCTAGAGCTAATAAAAACGCAAAAGATATGTATGGCAATACACTTTTACATTTTGCAGCTAGGAACGGCAGTGTAGAAGTTTGTACACAATTCCCAGAAATTTTGTGCGATGTGCATACACCAAATAGTCATGGCGCTACCCCTCTTCATGTAGCAGCTTGGCGTGGAGATCAACAATTCTGTAATATATTGCTCAATGCGGGAGCGAATATAAATGCACAAGGTGCACATGGTTGGACTCCTGCTCACTATGCAGCTTTTGGAAACTACAGTGAATTATTTGATACTCTAAAAGAGTGTGGAGCTGATCTTTCTATACGGAATTCCGATGGAAAAACGCCTAATGATTTGGTAATCACGGAACGATCGTCAGAATAAGTCAAAGTAGGTTTTTAGATAGACTAATTAGTAATAACTACTTTCTTCAGTGGTGGTTAAATTATATGATGAGATAAACAGCTGACATTGAATATTTTTCACTTTTTTTGATAAAAAATGGTTAATTTTTTTTAAAGAAAATATCATGGAAAAATGAAGTTCTTTGATTTTTTGTGTTTTTGAGAACCCAATTTTGACAAAAATGAACTCCATTTTGTTGTTGTAATACCTTCTGGATTAGCTCGGTGATTTAATAGCAACGCTACGATTTTTACATGACCACCATACACTGCTTCTATTGACAGCATGCTTTACGATGGTTGCTACGGCTATTATTCAGATTATAGAACGTAATGATATGGTGGCTTTATTCAAATCTTTAGGCGCACATACCTGGCAGATTAATGTGATTATTCTTTGCAATAGTTTATATACACTTTATTGGGGCATGTTATATGGAAATATATTGGGTATGGGATTATGTTTTTTTCAATCTCATTATAAGCTGATTACACTTGAGACAGAGTTGTATTATATGCAGCATGTTCCTATTTCTTGGGTCTGGCAAACTATTTTTTTTCCTAGCCTATGTGCATTTTGTGCCATTAGTTTAGGTTTGTATGGTGCAATCACATTATTCAATAAAAATAAAATTATAGAAGTATTAGAATTAGAATCCGAGATTTCTCACTAAAAAACGTAATTTTTTAATTATTTTTAAATCGGTATAAACAATAGTTCGGAATATCGGATGAAACAGTTATTGGAATGGATTAGCGTGTTAATAACACAAAGTACCGTATGGAAGCGAGCGTTTTATGTACAGTTCTGTGAGTACCTTTTGAATCCACTGGGAGACTCGATCATGACAAGTCTATTGACTTATTGATTCACATATTTATTACCTTAATCAGGAAGGAAAATAAAAAATATAAAATTTTTGTGTGAAATGTCGGTAAAACTTTTTTCAAACCTAGCATTCATTCAGAAAAAGCTTAGTATATATTTTTTTGTTGTGTATTTTATAATTTTTTCTTCATTTGTATGTGGAGATCAACAACAAAAATCTATGGAGATAACTAATCTAATTGACAATTTTGAAGCTATATCAGCAAAAATAATTGCCTGTTGCAATGCCCCTGGTGTAGCAGTAGCAATTGTTACACCAAAAGAAATTTTATCATTAAAGACATATGGTGTACGTCATTTAGGTAAAAAAGAATATGTAAATCAAGATACCCTTTTTAGAGTAGCATCATTATCTAAAATTTTTACCAGTGCATTGGTTTCAAAACTCAATACAGCAAATATAATTGATCTAGAATCTCCTATTAAACAATATCTTCCTTTTATACATATTTCTGATCATAACCATATAAATCGTATTAAAATAAAAAATTTACTTAGTCATACGAGTGGTATCGCCACTTATAGTTTAGAAAGCAAAGCTTATTTACCAATAAGTTTGAATGAGCTTATAGCTGATCTACCTACTACACGAAAAGTGAGTGAGCCAGGAAAAATGTTTCACTATCAAAATGTAATTTTTAGTCTTATTGCCCCAATTATATCAAAAGCCTCGTCCTTTCCTTTAGCCATATTTCTACAGAAAATAGCTAGATATAAAATAGATTCCTGTACATAATCTATAGAATCTTCATCTGCATTTTGCCATGGCCTTATTTCTGTATTTGCAATGCTTTTTTTATCTTTTTCATCCTTATACCCTATTAAAAATTTCTTCTAGTTGTCGTATATCTCCCATTTTAATGGCTTTAATTCCCTTTTTAGAAAGAGATATGGTTTGTTTTTTTTCTAGTTGGGTATTTATAGATGTGCTTTTAACACTTCTATTCCGTGCAATGCTTGTACATGTACTTATGCCAGTAATCATCCATACCATGGCTGTAAATGTGATTATTTTGAAAATGTGTTTCATAAATAAAGTGTGTTAAGCAGCATAAAAAAACTACCACCTATATTAACGAATACGTTTACTAGGTTTTTCGTTTTCTAAAAAATCAGGACTTGCTTTGCGTTTTTCAAAATTTAACTTTGACACATTTGCTTGCTTTGCCTTCTCTAGAAGTCCTTGGATTCTTTTGTGTTTTTGAGAACCATTTGATAAAAATGCACTCCATTTTGTTGGTGTAATACCTTCTGGATTGGCTCCGTGATTTAATAGCAACTCTACGATTTCTACACGACCACCATGCACCGCTTGACCAAGTGGGGTACGTCCGTGACTATTTTTTGGTTCCAAATATATATTTTTTTGCTCTAATAATATTTCTACCATGTCTGTAAGACCCCACTCAACTGCTATACAAAGTGAGGTATCTCCTGTAAAACTATCTTTTTTATTGATATCAGTTCTCTTGTCTTTTAATAGCAAACGTACTGCATTTAGCTGATTGCTGTCACGTCTAAATTCATAATTGATTATACCTGTTTGTAAGGGCAACCGACCGTTTCTAGCAGGTAGATTTACATTTATACCTTTGTGCGCTAAAAAAATTTCAAGAATAGGGATATCACCATTACCCATAGCTATATGGAGCGCACTACCAGTAGATGAATCACCCTCTGGAGAATCATCCAAGGTGCTCACATCTGTTCCATATTCGTATTTGAGTAATAATTCTACCACATCCCTATCACGTATTTGAGTTGCTTTGCTCAGAGGATAGTCATCTATCAAATTAAATAGGGCTTTTTTACGTGGTACGTTTGGGTTTGCACCTTGATCCAATAAAAATTGAATGATTTCTAGGTATTTAGCTTTATTCTTTCCTTTAGCTATATTTCTATGGTAAATAGCGAGATATAAAATAGATTCTTGCATATAATCTAGAGAATCACCATCTGCATCTTGCCATAACCTTATTTCTGTATTTGCAATGCTTTTTTTATCTTCTTCATCCTTATACCTATTAAAAATTTCTTCTAGTTGCCGCATATCTCCATTTTGAATGGCTTTAATGCCCTGTTTAGAAAGAGATATGGTTTGTTTTTTTTCTAATTGGGTATTCATGGATGTGCTTTTAACACTTCTATTCCGTGCAATGCTTGTACACGTACTTATGCCAGTAATCATCCATACCATGGCTGTAAATGTGATTATTTTGAAAATGTGTTTCATAAATAAAATATGTTAATATTCTGAATATAGACCTGTTGCGTAAGTACTATAAAAAACAACCTAGCCTGTTTCCACTTGAGTCCTTGTATATAAACAAATGCGTATGTATTGTACATCCTTTGCACCAATAATCCTTATGCAAAATTATTACACCACTATGCCTAATATGGATATATACAAAAGAGCGCATGTGCAGGAACGCATAGCATTTACGATGCGTGAGATGTGTATGAATCACCAGCAACGGGAATAACTGTGGGTCCTTATTAGTAAAGTAATGAACTTAACCCAAATATGCAATAGGGCGTTGCATATTTGCATATAATAGTTGACTTTTGACTGTACTAGGCCCCCACTGAGGAATTCATATTTTCTGGAAGATAAAAACCCGGCTTTGAAGTTTTTTGCGTTAGGTTTTCTACCAAAAAAGACGTAATATAGCCGAAGATACGCGTAAAATCCTACTTTTTTATTTTACGTCCTTGATAATACATGCATAAAGCTAAATTAAATGAATTTATTTTCTATTACAGCTTCTTCTTTAATAGAAGTAACTATTCAGAAATTATTTGACTCCTTGGACCAAGAATTAATGCCCGTGATCCAAGATTCAAGAGAAAGACGTGCGGTCATTCGACGATTATTAGGTCATTATTTTGGAGTCGATGCCACAGACTTTATACTAAACTCAATGGTATCCATTAGTCCAATATTACAAAGGGAACTTTTGGATGCTATTGGTAGGTTACAAAATGGTATGCCTATACAATATGTGATGGGAGAAGCTTATTTTGCTGGACAAACATTTAAAGTAACCCCCGATGTGCTTATTCCAAGGGGAGAAACAGAGGAATGGGTAGTTTTTTTGACCGACAATATAGCTTATCCCACCTCCATTTTAGATATAGGAACGGGAAGTGGTTGTATTGCCATTACACTAAAACAAAAATTCCCTCAGGCTTCGGTAGATGCCATTGATATAAGCAAGGAGGCGCTTAAAATTGCTGTTTATAATGCAACACAATTGAATACTGATGTGCATTTTATTGAAATGGACATACTGACTGATCAGCTTCCTGATCGCTGCTGGTCGCTAATCGTCAGTAATCCTCCTTATGTTAAAATAAGTGAACAGCACTTTATGAAACGAAATGTATTAGATTATGAGCCACATTTAGCTTTATTTGTAGATGACGCTGACCCACTGTTATTTCATAGGCATATTGCATCTCTTTCCATACACCATCTAACGCCGAATGGCATCTTATGTTTGGAAATAAATGAAACATTAAGTAGAAAGGTTGTAGATTTGTTGCATGAGTTGGCATTTAGGACAGTAGTCCTACATAAAGACATGCATGGAAAAGATAGATGGGTTATGGCTACGCTTTAATCTAGACATATAAATGGAATCGCTTTCTTTTTTTATTTAACTATTCATATTATATGAGATATACGAAAAAAACAATAAATTTTTTTGTATTCATTATAACCATTTTTTTGGGAAGTAAAAAAACTTGGGCAAATATAGAAAGTGAAGCTCCGACGAAAGATGCTACCAACGAAACGCTAACACAAGACAAAAAAGAATTACCTTCTTTAGTTAAAGAAAAGACCAATGATCCATTAGCATTAGAAGAAGAAAATGCTGCTAAGGCAAAAGAACTTCCTTTGGTTAAGATAGCTCATAAAGATATTTTAGATCTTTTGTATAGCTTGTTTGTGCCTAAAGCACATGATATACCTATTTATATGCCCATGCTGCAACATGCAGCTATAAAAATAAACTGGTTTGGGCTGACACGCAGATTTTGGACGAAAGAACAACGAACGTATGAAGGGGGCATAGATCTATATTTTCGCCATAATGTACAGTTAGCTATTGATCTAGGATATGAATACTACAAGCCCAAGCATATCCTTCATAATAATAAATTACTATATCAATCTACAGGGAAATATGTGTCAGGGTCTTTGAGATATGCTATTTTGACTCAAAACTTTGCTCATGCTTACGTGGGTATTGGTTATACACAAAGTCGTTTCGATATTACAACATTTCATAATAATGTTATCTCTGACGCAGTAAAGACATTTACCCACCATTGGTTCAAACTAATTTTAGGATCTGAAGCAAGATTAATACCTAATAGTGGGCTATACGGAGGCACGCAATTTGGTGTAATGCGTCTTATAGGTGATGTAAAAAGTACAAATCCTAAATTACAAAGTTATTCCATTCCTGGCTATGGTAACGTAATGAATAAAATTAATTTTGAACTAATAATGTACCTAAAATGGAGTGTTTCTTTTTTGGAAAAAAAAATTACTATTTAATTATTTAGTACTAAACTATATACATCTGGAATAGAGCCCCTTAAATTGCAATGCTATGTCAAAATTAGCTGTTATTGACCTAGGAACTAATGTTATAAAGATTTTAGTAGGTTCCGTTACACAAAAAAAATATTCCCTTCTTTATGAAGCAAAGATACCTGTGGTTATACATCCAAAATCTTTGCTTACTACTCATATTACTCAAGAAGAGAAAAAAAATATTATAGATGCCTTTATAACCATAAAAAAGAAGTTAGATAAAGATAATGTTGAATTTATTATTGCTAAGGCTACAAGCCTATTACGAGAAGTCTCCAATGCGGATGAAATCATTGAAGCAATTTATACTTCTACTTCTATTCAAGTAGAAGTGATCTCTAATAAAGAAGAAGCAAACCTAATCCATCTTGGCATTAGCTCTTTTCTTAATCTAACCAATGAAAGTTGCTTGGTTGTTGATATAGGAGGGGGAAGTACTGAGTGTATTATTTTTAATCGAAATCAACAATTATGGGAAATGAGTTTTCTTCTCGGCATACGTCGTATTGCTTCACAAGGCACTTATAGCGATCCAATAACCCCAACGCAAGTTAACGAGCTAGAAAAATACATCCATACTATTCTGGAACCATTATTATTAGCAACTAAACTATATAAGCCCAATACACTCATTGGATCGTCTGGGGCTTTCAGGACACTATTAACGTTATATACGTACTGTTACCCTTCTGCATATATTAATACTAAAAATGATATGAAAGTCATATCTACCAAACAGTTTTTAGATATACATCATGTTATATTGACAAAGCCTATGCATTTTTGGGAAGGGAAAGTTGCTGTAGAACCTATTTTTTTACGCCTCATTCCCTTATCAACTATTTTCATTAACCTCATTATTAATGAATGTAATTTTCAAGAAATCATTGTTTCAGACAAGTCATTGAAAACGGGATTATTTATTCAAGAGTGGCATCATTTGAAAACCCAAAAACTTATTTGATCAATACTCCGACTTTCATTTCCCCCCTTACATCATAGGTAACCATTATGGGCCTTTTTCCTAACGCTAACGATGAAACCTTTTGAATTTAGCTGGCTTAAGAATGTCAGTTTTACGCTTGCATACTAATCTTTTATTTAGTATAATGCGCCATGCCTTGAGTGTGAATGCGGTCATTAAATTAAATACTTTTGTGAAAACCGTTCTTTCAAACAGCTTTGTGAGCAACCTGGGGGGAAACACTTAGGGTGAATCAATGGCTTTGTAGATTGGTTGGTTTTTTATTAATTTTTTTTCTAAAAGAATATTTGGTTTAATGTTGATTTTATGTCGTACATAATGTAGGCATTATTGAATTAATTT
Encoded here:
- a CDS encoding glycoside hydrolase family 25 protein, producing MNKNFLEGIDVSHHQGNIDWTSLTPCNSNKWFMIAKASEGGTYQDPKFVENFKNMYAHGFRPGAYHRVRFGTGSTTEEQANNLINQLNLADKQWASKNPIISLNLIFSKDDKDDYSLMAPVVEEFVIYLQHKHNITPYISTTQSFWNDNVKNTPEAVKKCPLWIARFRDQEPSPAELPNGWDKWTMWSYSDKGSVPGITGGVALNKMKVNV
- a CDS encoding DUF6913 domain-containing protein produces the protein MNLYLIFKFLVLKIITRFLSKNLVVERRNVGLKEAVTIGVLYSYEEPTKHESVQRFIRNLKSLDKKISILCYTTPKDHVHQNSNLLYSFGHEAISTFGKVESDQVKKFIDTPFDYLFHIDLNTNPILDYIIAKNAAKCRVGHFDASRKNLFEVMVKINTTTPIEDVKRLSIQMLHYTKCMEH
- the ligA gene encoding NAD-dependent DNA ligase LigA; the protein is MHETEISKEMKRLADLIRYHNESYFQKNISEISDYAYDQLLEQLIQLEKRYPHYKLIDSPTEKLGELPSKSFPVAYHRIPMLSLAKTYSEEEVVQFIKRVKKILPNQTIDFVCEPKIDGVALSMIYEHNSLVRVATRGDGEKGDDITQNAKTLFKIPDVITDSQYTSFEVRGEAFMTKEFFETSNQERAKQGQELWANPRNITAGTLKTLDLNLLKEREIIFYAYSFYSQSIPCYTQQEALELLVKLGFSIAPTYKICHDITEIMDYIHSWSKRKNTLLVDIDGIVIKVNAFQQQQAIGITAKAPRWAIAYKYQPEIAHSTLENVTFQVGRTGAITPVAHFNPILLAGTMVRRASLHNADEIARQDLHLGDTVLIEKGGEIIPQVVGVDIKSRNQTSLPIVFTSVCPACSTSLIREMGEAVFYCPNKQACLPQLKGRILHFAHRKAMDIYSLGPKTVDALFEANLIKTVADLYKLRYEQVNQLEGFQEISTKKLLAHIKDSKSIPFNRVLFALGIKHVGETVAKKLAAYFGNMEQLQCATITDLLQVSDIGMKIAQSIIDHLNDPYQQTILTELKDAGLKFSFQKIEKFTKNLVLSSKKLVLSGTFQKYTREELSRLIEQAGGKLNAAVSSKIDYLVVGNSPGPSKVAKARTLGISVLEENDILNMIEP
- a CDS encoding ankyrin repeat domain-containing protein, which gives rise to MCTSCSQGLTHAQWSKTENKASSSKISEGKIIKKKLRGVGKRKKKNTASNNWTSYHIAAYFGSMEEFVRLKNFKADPNAKGKHEIIPIHLAAYFNHIDVGSSLLDRGANAHQKSSNNWTSLHFAAANGSSDLLEKLLLHVIKQSIPNNEFKTIELFLLEKIKQQQTDLPILLAVNESDIDVVGIFNLFVQAPGINTYTEDYAYPTANVHTNREFNSVLDLLMIIANNNANIQKNGITMLHSAAYHGHTEWVKKLLENGNDIEAKMKDDETPLHCAVYFDHADVVRLLLDARANKNAKDMYGNTLLHFAARNGSVEVCTQFPEILCDVHTPNSHGATPLHVAAWRGDQQFCNILLNAGANINAQGAHGWTPAHYAAFGNYSELFDTLKECGADLSIRNSDGKTPNDLVITERSSE
- a CDS encoding ankyrin repeat domain-containing protein, with the translated sequence MLSIEAVYGGHVKIVALLLNHRANPEGITTTKWSSFLSKLGSQKHKKSKNFIFP
- a CDS encoding FtsX-like permease family protein → MVATAIIQIIERNDMVALFKSLGAHTWQINVIILCNSLYTLYWGMLYGNILGMGLCFFQSHYKLITLETELYYMQHVPISWVWQTIFFPSLCAFCAISLGLYGAITLFNKNKIIEVLELESEISH
- a CDS encoding serine hydrolase domain-containing protein is translated as MEITNLIDNFEAISAKIIACCNAPGVAVAIVTPKEILSLKTYGVRHLGKKEYVNQDTLFRVASLSKIFTSALVSKLNTANIIDLESPIKQYLPFIHISDHNHINRIKIKNLLSHTSGIATYSLESKAYLPISLNELIADLPTTRKVSEPGKMFHYQNVIFSLIAPIISKASSFPLAIFLQKIARYKIDSCT
- a CDS encoding ankyrin repeat domain-containing protein: MKHIFKIITFTAMVWMITGISTCTSIARNRSVKSTSMNTQLEKKQTISLSKQGIKAIQNGDMRQLEEIFNRYKDEEDKKSIANTEIRLWQDADGDSLDYMQESILYLAIYHRNIAKGKNKAKYLEIIQFLLDQGANPNVPRKKALFNLIDDYPLSKATQIRDRDVVELLLKYEYGTDVSTLDDSPEGDSSTGSALHIAMGNGDIPILEIFLAHKGINVNLPARNGRLPLQTGIINYEFRRDSNQLNAVRLLLKDKRTDINKKDSFTGDTSLCIAVEWGLTDMVEILLEQKNIYLEPKNSHGRTPLGQAVHGGRVEIVELLLNHGANPEGITPTKWSAFLSNGSQKHKRIQGLLEKAKQANVSKLNFEKRKASPDFLENEKPSKRIR
- the prmC gene encoding peptide chain release factor N(5)-glutamine methyltransferase, with the translated sequence MNLFSITASSLIEVTIQKLFDSLDQELMPVIQDSRERRAVIRRLLGHYFGVDATDFILNSMVSISPILQRELLDAIGRLQNGMPIQYVMGEAYFAGQTFKVTPDVLIPRGETEEWVVFLTDNIAYPTSILDIGTGSGCIAITLKQKFPQASVDAIDISKEALKIAVYNATQLNTDVHFIEMDILTDQLPDRCWSLIVSNPPYVKISEQHFMKRNVLDYEPHLALFVDDADPLLFHRHIASLSIHHLTPNGILCLEINETLSRKVVDLLHELAFRTVVLHKDMHGKDRWVMATL